The DNA sequence attgccggaaatctcaccagcgtagtttttgttgttagtgacagtagcttttattgctagtgatagtagcttttgtgacctcgccggaggttgccggaaatctcatcagagtaacttttgttgcttgctacagtagcttttggtgttactgacagtagcttttgtggtcgccggagttcGTGGGAAGTTGGTCGGAGACTcgccggaggtcggccggagacccgccggaggtcggccggagacctgctggagttgaccggagacctcgccggagaggagagagagaatgattgttgactttttactcttgtggcatttatgtaaatatgttggttttttatatccaaaatataacatcctttttaatctagtggccttatgagggaaaaaattaattggtggccttatgactaacaaaacattcaaaaatgcacttacatgtaattaacccttaaaaaaaacttaatggggtatgtgggataaatgaccctagaattagggtaaatggacaattGATTGATAAACATGATTGGACTTCGTAGAATCCACGAAACCTGATGGCTGGGCCATGAAGACTTCCTCAGTGAGATGCCCATGTAAGAATGCGTTACTGCGTTAGAGACATCAAGTTGAGAGATGGCCTAATCATTTTGGACAGTTTTGACACCATGATGAAGTAATTTGGAGTTCACATCAAAACAAATTTGCAAtagatggagtgacccaaacccttataaacatacaagtaatgtctcatttttcccatttgggatgtatatattctcaatatGCCACCGCACGTGtagcgaattttcaagccatacacgtggaaaACTTttggtgacgtggagcccgtgtggccgtgagAGATGTACATATGGGTAACCTGGCTCTAATACTAAGAAAGAAATTGACAAGAGAAAGACTTTGAAAACAGAGAAGATAaagggattcaaatttgctcaccatttttattttgtggtgatatcaccacccaaTTAAAATTTGTTACGTCACGTAGTattaatttaatatttaaaaattatttatttaataaaatattatgattaattataattatgttttataatacatgacagttttatattgagtgCTGGTATTACCACCAAAGTATTagtagtgagcaaatttgaatccgagGATAAAGATAATAGCTCTTGTATATTTGTTTGATGTGTTAATGTATAGTAGGATGCTATTTATACAATAATTGATGAAGACCTAGCTACTACTAGACAATAGATCACATGTGATATCTGAAGAGGAGTTGTCTAATGTACAATTGAAGTGTGTGGTTTGGGTGAAGTCTAGAGCAGCTGACATAGAGCAACAAAAGCTGGTTTCTTGTACTATTGATTCAGTGCACGAGTTGTCTTCTCTTGTGAGGAAGCATTTCATATAGTTCTTTTGGGTAAGGCTTGCCTATGTGCATCCTCATTGCTGAGGCTACTGTGGTGATTATCTTGCTGTGAGATTATATTGGTATTATTAATAACCAAACCATTTTAGAAACGGATAGTTGTGGCTTAGGCGACTTTAAGCCCTCCTTCTGGGTTAGTATTGGTTTGACTTCAGAATGAAAATGAAGTTAGGGAGGTGAGCTAATAACTGCTTTCGCGCTTTTCCTCCAACCACAACTCATCAAACTCATGCAAAATCTTTGACATATTTTCCCTATAAAAACCAATGCAGTATTGTCATCTCATCATCACAAGAAACAACATTTCTTTCATGATGAGATTTGCCTTGGCAGCTCCTCTAAACTCAAACATGACTTCTTCTAAGCTTTTCTTCGTTCTGTCTTTGGCCATGATGTTGTTACTCTCAAGAACCCATATGAGTCAAGCAGCTCGTCACCTCTTGGACACAGCAGCAGCTCCTCCACCAGCATTGCCAGTAGTACCCACCAGTGGCGGACCCAGGATTTTTTTTGTATGGGGGCGTAgtaaaaaatagataaaaaaaatttaaacaataaAATTAGAGACAATTCATTATTTAGCACAACTTCTAATGGAAGATCTGCCATATTGATTTCTATACAACTTCTCTTTGAACTACCAATATTTGTTTCTCTAGGGTGTGGCAACTCCGATATTCTCTTATAAAATCTTTCCATGTCTGTTtcaaaattaaatttcaatTATGTAACCCAGTgatttaattaatcaaatgaaGTTAATCTATTCAATTAagtgaaaatatatatacaaaaccAAATAAGCAAGAAAAGATAAAATTAATCGATGAAGAAATTCAAACTAATCATCATCTTGTATCGAGATTGCTCGCTAAAGGCTAATCTTTTCTAATTCAATTAAACTATTAAATCATACAACAATGATCAAGCTTGGCACTTTACAACTTTAAAcccaaaagattaaaaaaagaaattttcgtaaaaatatagagaagaaaaaaataactaacCTGTATTGTACTTGTCGGTCAGACTaaagagaaataaaaatatagagaaaatgaTTTGTTTGCTGGTGGAAAGAGATTTTGTCTTCTAGTGCTTTATCAGTTCATCTCAACCAGATAAATCGGAGCTTTTCTTCATCAGTTCATCTCTGATTCTCTATTTCTCTTCacgttttgttttttgtttttttgcttATCTCTTCACGTTTTGGACTTTGGACTCTTGGACTTTTGGTAGCTACTccctttttaaattttattttggaatttggGACATGGAGCTTGGATAATCACGTAGGTCATCAGACAATGTTGAGATGTTGGTCATGCCTGATGCCTTTATCATAAAGGCATTGAATGTTTctgtttctttattattttaattgcaCCTTCTTCTATACAAGTCTGTTGGCAACGTTTTCATGATTCAATTTATcaattatttataaatatatattattaaagTATTAGATTAAGTGGCTTAGTGGGGGCATGTATGTTAATTAAAAGACAAAATTCTGTATTGATCATCTATTACATTCATTCTCCCCAAAATTTGAGTGGGCGCCAGCCCCCGCTCGCCCCTACCTCGGTCCGCCAGTGGTACCCACAATTCCCTCTCTACCCAAGACTGCATTGCCTCCACTACCCTCGGCACCAACACTGCCTAAGGCCACCCTGGCCCCGTTGCCTTCGGTACCAACACTGCCCAAAGCCACACTGCCACCATTGCCCTCAAACCCCTTGCCTACACTTCCAACTACCCCAACTCTTCCAAAAGCCACTTTGCCACCATTGCCATCTACCCCATTGCCTACACCGCCTATCACCCCACCTGTAATCCCATCTTTGCCAAAATCAGCATTGCCTACTGTGCCGACAACCCCCTTGCCCGTGACACTACCTCCATTGCCAGCCAACTCACTGCCCACACTCCCAACAACAATCCCCACTATTCCATCAGCAATTCCATCCATTCCGTTCCTCTCTCCACCCCCATCAAACTGAATACTTGACTACGGAGTAGTGACATATCATATGATCACCGTCATGCTATATGTGTGGAAGAGTTTTCGGATAGATACGGTTTTTGTGTTTGATGGTGGCCTAGTAATTTATGCATCACTTATGTTAAGCGTGCTCTGAGGATGTTAGTTTTCACGATTCTTTATTTTCTCCTTTTGTGTTTCATGGATTTTCTCGTGTCTGCTGTTGTATTTGTTACTGTTCTTGTTGTATTATGATTACTACTTGTAGTGTTATTGTTACTCCGTTCATCAGACTGCCCCTTCCCGTTTGTTCTTTTCTGTTTCAAAGTGCAACATTCATAATTAGAACAAATGAGTCCATAAGAAGAACCTGCTATCAATTATGAGCTGGTAATATCAGTGAGTCAGAAGATATATGATCCACGAAGTATGATACGGAGACATATTAGCCTTCGTTTTATAAGCATATAATCTGACACTAGCCATTAAACCAGGAAGCGAGACAGACACAACCTAAAACACATGCCAAAAAGTTCGACAACGGACAATTCTAAATGGAATCCATCTCTGTATAAACAGCTTGGGGAAATGAACACTAACAAAACTTCTACTTTAAGAAAAGAATGTATGGGACAGCCAAAAGAAATAGCTCAGCTCAAAATATTCAAACTTGAACCGAAGCCCATACAGTAAGCAACAAATAtatttgggctaaatactagttagtaccttgtggtttaggtccaaaatcaattcagtccctggacgtctaatttcatcaaaaacacccctgcactttcaattttgatctaataggtccaattcgttaatattctgttatgggttcaagttatagttggattatttgttgaaaaactatttattatcactcctaaattgactatgcagaccacctcgacaccacattaTAAAATATaagccatatatgagccacattaacaagttaaataactcaattgtcggaaaactaacaaattggacctattatatcaaaattgaaagtgcagaggtgtttttgatgaaattagaagttcagggactgaattgattttgaacctaaaccacaggatagtaatttgtatttagcctaatatatttcttttcatATACAAATGGAGACCGTACTATATACAACAGTCAGGTGAATGAGCACCTTTCAAGAACAAGTTAATAGTCAATTCCAACTAGATAAAGACATTAAGTGATTAACCCTGAACGAGCCATGGATGCTTCAGTAACTCCTACACATCTTTGGCAATACCAGTCGCATATGATTGCTTCCAAGCAGGCCTAAGAAAATTTTCCGTCTCAAAATGCTTTGTCATGAACAACACCCAAGATTGATTCAGTTACTTATAGAACACTAACTCCCGGCTACAGTTGTTTTTGATAGCATCCTCTAATTTATCAACACAGTCAAAATCAACTTGAAAGGTAACCATGGTGATACCATCTTTACCGGTCTCATAATCTTGTTTGATGTCTTCAACTTGAAAAGATTGTAGCTGCAAACATCATTTTACAAAACAGGGACAACAATTAACAAAAGTTGATCATATCAAAGCAAAAGGGAGAGTCACTGTCTTCCATCTGAACCAGCTCACCTGATGGTATAGAATGCCGATAAGATCAAATGGAACCTCTACACCCATTCTTACCTACAGAGAAAATGGATAAGATCACATATATCAACATGTTCACAGCACCCAAATGGATGTGTTGTGAAACTAAATCTCATCCAAACATGACCAAGGTTTGGCCCCAAGGTCTTGAAATGAGCTCGACAAGTTCCAAATACAAGGCAAAAGTTGAAAAGACATCTCCATCTGATTATACTTAAAAGAGTCCGACCAAGAATAGACCCAATTCATAGAAGAGTTTTGGGCACCCAAGTTGAAATGAAAGCACGAAAGCAGAGCAAGAGAGTTAGTACCTTCGATTTTACGAGATGAGTTGGGGCATTTCTCAAGCATTCCGATGTTACTCCTCCATATGCCCTGACTAGTCCTCCAGTCCCCAATTTAATTCCTCcaaaatacctataaaacacaCACCCCCAATGTAAAACCCAATAATAACACACAAAACAACCACACAACAAAGTACATATATTTCTACAACAAATCAAACTGCAAGCATTTACCACGGAAAATGAATAAAGTCTATTACCGGATGACCACCACCATTACTCTATCAACTCCTGAAGACTCAATAGCAGAATGAATGGGCTTCCCAGCCGTTCCAGATGGCTCCCCGTCATCATTAGACCGGTACTGATCTCCCACCTGAGTCTCTCATTCAATGAATCAAAAGCCACAATCTCAAATTACCAAGCAAGAaaaaaagcaattgaatatgttCAAAATCCAAGCTTACCTTGTATGCCCAGCAATTGTGAGTAGCACGAGGATCCCTAACCTGTGAGAGGAAGGAGAAAGCGGATTGTTCGTCGGAGACGGAAGCGGCGAGGGCGATGAATTTGCTCTTCTTGATCTCTTTTTCGAAGGTGACGCGCTCTTTGATGGTGGTGTACGCGCCACCGCGACAGctgctgctggtggcggtggtgaCCATGGTGGCTCGGTTGGATACGGCGGCAATGCTGAGAATCGAGGCCCAGAGACGAAACCTAATGGGAGCTACCTTGTGGGAatggaaatggaaattaggtaTTGGTGTGATTGATGCTGCTGCTGCCggcatttgatttgattttatcGTATCAACGTGCTTAAGCCTCGAGGCTTGTTTTGGATTAGCCAAATTCATTTTGTTTGGAAATGAAAAATATGTATTGAATTTGGGCTTTTGAACTTGGGCCGAAATGGcttatgaaatatatatatatatttttttaattttaattttttttttatagaattgCTTATGAAATTCTGAAAACTTCTATTACAACCTACATTTTGAATGCCCAATACAATTTGGTCTACTGGCATAGCCTCCTCTTCATAAGTGAGAGGTTGTGTTTGACTCACAAAAAACGagttgtagcatttgagttgtttatctaatccaaaaaaaaaaaaaaacctacattttgaaaatcaaaattgaaagcatGTAAAGAACTTAGAGATAGGCTATTGTTCTAGTTGCCAAGACCAACAGTATGTCCGAGATCTGCCAATGATTCTGTCACGAAGTTTGCCTCTCTCCAGACCTGTCGAAATTCAATATCGTCAAAATTGTTTGCTAGAAATTTGATGCCTTGAATAGGCATCTTAATTCTCCATGGAGTAGCTATAATGTTGTTGATGCTGTCAAGTATCTTGGAATCTCATTCAACCTTCAGATTTTTGTGACCACGTAAAAGGGCTGCATGCAAACCAACTCGCAGGGCAACAACTTTTAAAgtaagagtatttttttgtgcAAGCTATAATCGGTAGACTAGTCTCATCTCTTATAATAAAACCTGCAGCTCCTATATTATTCTGATAGAAAGATCCATCAAAACTCTGTTTAGCATAATGTGTAGGTGGTGGCTTCCATTTGATAATaatattgttcttgttcttAGTGTTagcaatattactaatttaatTTGCTGATCTATAATGAGTCCGTAAATAAATAGTtacattttttattatttaaagatgaaatagaaaaaaataaaaaataaaaaaaataaacttaTTTGGCCACCCATTTTGTCACTCGCTACTATAGTACTATTTGTCATAGTGAGATATTCACACAACAACTGTGGCGTTGTCTCCAGCTTCGTCTCTCCTGTTTATTATTTAAACTATACCATATTACTGATATAGTTTTatagtttctttgaaagatgaaAGAAATACAAGTGATTTTAAATGATTATTTTTTGTTAGTTACCATGAGATTCTAGCTCTCTCCAAAACCTAACCGCTCGGGCTATGGTTCTCCATTAAGGCGACCGCCTCTGGTCCCCACCCTAAGTAGTGTCTGATTCTCCACGTCTTGTACCCGCACTCCAGTGCCATTTTTTTTCCAACGACCGCCCAAACATGCCCAACCCCTTGATCATGGGAGCTCGATGAGAATGAGCGTAATTGCTAGGCAAACCTGATTGAGATCGGGAATAGGAGAACTGGGGATCTTGGTGTGTAAATCAGATCGGAGAGAGGGCGACTCAAACTTTCGGTCAATCACAACGGTGTTTTGAAATCTCAGTGGTCTGAGCAAGGAAATCTGGCTGGATTTGGATGGGCTGGCTTGACGGCTGAGGCGGCGCGTTAGCATGCGTTGACTTGGAACAAGGCGGCGACAGGCGGTGTGCAACATCCTGGCCAGGGCAGCGATGAGATTGATGACATCGGCAATGGAATGGCATGCTAGTCTTGCTATAAATCTGATGCCTGAGGTTGTGAGGCAAATCATGGGGTGGAGAGATGAGGCGGTCCACAAGTCTGACCTTATGCCGATAGGAGCAGCGACGGTGCGGTGCTTGAAATTCATGGGCACCGATGGTGAAGCGGCAGATTGGATGCCCAAATCAGTTTTGAGGCCCAAGTCCATGTTCAGGCCCAAACCAATCTGTGTGCCCAAACATGACTTTGGTTTGGGGCCTAATTGGAAGTGGACTCAACTATGGGCTTATGTAAGGCCCCTACACTTTTCgtttcgtatttgggatcccGGCGATGTTAGACTTTTGTACTTAGCCTACTTACTATGGCTTTGTGTGGCTTTTGAGCCTGCAAATTATGATGTTGCTTTTTACATCTTGATAATGGAAGTTTCTTGCGCACAGCAATTGAGCACATTGGCAAATGAAGTCTTCACCAAAAAAATTATCTCTTTGTAGGGTAATGTTGCAGTTTGTTAGGCTCTTTTTTAAATGAGTTTCGATGTTTTAAGCGAATGGTGCATGGCTCTCGATTTCTGAGAATGTTGAAAGTGTCGTTCTGTCCTATGATTATCAATGAAatctttattttattcaaaaaaaaaaatacaatggaTTTTAATACGTGATTTTTCATGTGCACGTAACTTCGTAattttcatataaaaaaaattagaattgCAACCCACGGGAGGGTTGATGATCCGACTTGCACCAGCAATGCCAGTGGCCCGCTTTCTTTTGTAATTAGGGTTTTTCATAGTTGGCTTTCATGGGCTGTTGGCACTTGGCAGTTGTCCTTGGTTTCGGGCTTAGACggtgtttttgggttttttatttttattttagcgTTGGGCTTCCATCATTCTTTACGGAAAGATGATTGGGTCATTTTGTCTCTAGTGTGCATGTCACATTGAAAATAGGGACTTcgttttaaactttttttttttttttttttttgccattcaGGGTTCCTACCTTCTAGTTTTTCTTTAATATGGGCTTAGTCCAAAAAGGAGTTGTATTTGGGGTGTACTTTAAAAAGGTGTATTCTATGTAATGACTATTTTAAATGactcttagagcaagttcaccgggcTTGTTCTTGCCCGGGCACCACGTCAAAAGGAGGCCGGGGGGGGAGGAATATCGCACTGTTCATCCTTCCACCGGATCTGGGGCAAGACTACAGGGGGAGGCCGAAGGCACCATCTCGGGCACCATGGTGACTGAGCCGGTGACCCAGGCTGCCAGGCTGgccgaagaagaagacgacaggGGAGACGCGCGTAGCCGAAGACGTGAAGCCCAACCGCTTGTCTTCTAGCGGCGACAGGACAGCAGGCGCTTGGGCGCCACGCTTTTGTCGTTTAGTGGCGTGGGGGTGCAGTCGGGTGCGACGTGGCGTGTAGCCGTTGGGCTACTTTGCAATTTGAATGCAACGGTCCACAGATCTGGACCGTTGATTTTGAGCCTTGAAAGGATCTAACGGCTGGTACAagaggtttaaaaaaaaaaaaaaaaaaaactaaccgtTAGATTAcaacggtaacaaaaaaaaattaaccacaatttcctataaatacctcacctcctattt is a window from the Rosa chinensis cultivar Old Blush chromosome 2, RchiOBHm-V2, whole genome shotgun sequence genome containing:
- the LOC112190692 gene encoding IMPACT family member in pol 5'region; translation: MPAAAASITPIPNFHFHSHKVAPIRFRLWASILSIAAVSNRATMVTTATSSSCRGGAYTTIKERVTFEKEIKKSKFIALAASVSDEQSAFSFLSQVRDPRATHNCWAYKVGDQYRSNDDGEPSGTAGKPIHSAIESSGVDRVMVVVIRYFGGIKLGTGGLVRAYGGVTSECLRNAPTHLVKSKVRMGVEVPFDLIGILYHQLQSFQVEDIKQDYETGKDGITMVTFQVDFDCVDKLEDAIKNNCSRELVFYK
- the LOC112190693 gene encoding PE-PGRS family protein PE_PGRS5-like; the encoded protein is MPIQGIKFLFDGGGERNGMDGIADGIVGIVVGSVGSELAGNGGSVTGKGVVGTVGNADFGKDGITGGVIGGVGNGVDGNGGKVAFGRVGVVGSVGKGFEGNGGSVALGSVGTEGNGARVALGSVGAEGSGGNAVLGREGIVGTTGNAGGGAAAVSKR